The genome window acgtttttattttatttcttttcattcaaaaatataaaagcaCCGAATGGGCAGATAATAAAGCAGGTTTATACAGAATCTTCAAACCACTACTTTCTGTAAGTTTACTTACATTTTCTCACAGTTAATAATACCGTTACCTTGTTTAGTGATTGCCTTATTAATTAGAACATAGTTAATAAATAgtgtgtgcatgtaaacacacCAGAGCACATCAAAGCCACTGTTAGCTGCCACTCTTGATGGCATGTGCAGAGTATGTAAGGGATCCACCATCCCCAAAGTGGGCTTTAGGGCTCGATTTGCAATACCTGAAAAGACAAACATATTAATTTGCTAAGCTTACACAACAAACTTACACACGACACCCTAACTAATTAACCATTACGtcatcttaaagggggggtgaaatgcccgttttcactcaatatcctgttaatcttgagtacctatagagtagtactgcatccttcataactccaaaaagtctttagttttattatattcctaagagaaagatagtctgtaccaatttttcccggaaaaacacgaccggctggaggcgtgacgtgtgggcggagctaaagaatcacgagcgccagtaggcttttgctttgagagcatttggaagctgtgacaccgtgaggacaaaaccaaccaaaacaaaccatggtaacagtcagattcagcgtatatttatgatctggaatcagatccagaggctgaaatttaacataagcagcatcagcaacaacgtctctatgtggtatgtactgaaactgtatatatttgcttagcggttttggaaaatgactaagttccactttgtcgtctttttttatttatttttatttattttttaagctgtacatgtggaaagtgcagtttgatgacaacatcgcatgttgtttacttgatgtgcttacgcgccgatagcaaagttaataacacagagatatttgaagcagttttactcacagcatgcggttccaacacacagtcgtgaccctttttcgttgggactgcattatccttaaaggttccgttttacgcgcttttttgaagctttgattgtgtttacaatgtgcaatataacgtgttcatgtttcgcgtgtacaaaaacactgtatttttcacacaattcacttatctgtataccgctgttttcactgtcacaaaaacgggctgatgtcttccttgttttatgaagcctctccttcagaaatacgtaacgggttctgattgggccagcgttacctgtgttgtgattcgacagcagctgagagcaggctgccctcctggtaacgtgattgggctagaacgcacgtgctggagatgtatttatagtcacaggagcgtttttactgacgaaatgcgcatgaaaaccgcattcgtctttttgcacagccctaaaatctagttaacaaagctaaacagcgttgccctttgtgtagtaagttacagaaactgttaaacgcaccagcttaaataataatatacacttaccagttgtggtccataaacaatgccttctccagacaaagagggaactgctccatctttcaagaataatctttgtgcgaatccagcattaaactgattgagattaagaaagttgtcctcagcaaaatgagctgcacatagttttacatgtgcattataatgttcGGGAaacgagttaaacataaattgtaaccattaatctcaaagtacagcgttcctgggaagcccaaacaaagatgattggactccaagataaaaaaaaaacagcgtttcaacgacatggcgacaaaaacaaacagctcttccttcttcgtcggtgcgcaacaaggccacgcccccgtttgtgaattcatgtgggcggtggttagtcaaaaaaactgttttagtgacattattactgcaggaactagagggctgtagtccaaacgagtcgttttttgtaggcgaattctgttaaatcaaatatctcgcttggcattgaactttgagctttagcattttacagatattatttatactctaacaacaacattacacactaactaaagtttaaaacatggaatcacgaggaaggggacctttaagaaataaacgatgtgcaaatccggcgtcaaactgggccttgtttgtaaaacaagcatcttcgaaatgcaggggaacaaacacaaacacttgcacaactccgttgatgctctgtaaaaataaactccatccactggtcccttaatgctgtttctcttttggtaatttgtgcagggttgtcttgccctggcaaccaaaaacacacttcttttgtgacatttcgcggcgctctcgctctgatcagtgaagtctgttgtgctctcagtgctgtgctgtaCGGGAGCGtgtgctcttccggcaaacgtgccctcaggacccatataaggaaattccgctccatctaacgtcacacagagccatacttgaaaaaaactttccaaaacttgtgacaaaccttcaaacgtacaacttaatttttgaaactttgtccatgtttagcatgggaatccaactctttaacagtgtaaaaaactcagtatgcatgaaatagcatttcaccccccctttaaatctaaAACTCAACACTCAACCTTTCTGAACTCTGTATATGGAGAACAATGATGAAATGTTAATGAGTAAAATGTTTCTGCAAACCAGTTTTGGCCTTCAGGTCCTCAAAGTCAAAGATAGCCACTCCTGTAGTTTCACTCCCCGTTCCAGCCGTAGTAGGAACtttcacatacacaaacacacacaaaaacacatgtataATTTATCAGCATTTCTGcaatagtttttaaatgtttgttctaTGGTGAATGGTTgttaagagaaagagaaagagagagagagagagagagagagacacaacaaagggaaaaaaaagaaaaagtaatattaAGTTTGACTTTGTACCAGCGATGAGTGGTTTCAGTGAGGCTGTGATGGGTTTTCCTTTTCCAATTGGTGCATTGACAAAGTCTAGAAATTCTGCCTCTGGATGAGACGCATAGAGATTGGCTGCTTTACAGGTGTCAATCACAGAGCCCCCGCCCACAGCAACATACACATCAAAATGTCCTTGTTTGGCAAAATCAATCGCTGCTTTAAAgctgaaaagagaaagagacgTTGCTTTcacattgttgtttttaatttgaaacaCTTACATGAACATCACATTTTCACCTTTTGTCTGTTGGTTCTACTCGCACATCCTCATAGATCTTATATTTGACTCCATGTTTCGTCAATGAGTCCAACACTACTCCAACCGGCGGCAGCTGAGACAAGGTCCTATCCGTCATCAGACACACATTACGTGCTCCCATGTTCTGCAAATCCTGATTATAAAAACCAACGACTGAGAACTCCAAAGCTAAACTGAAATCAACTGAAGAGGGACTTTCTGAGAAATATGCAATATGTTGAGCAATAATAGAGTCTACTTAATCAGCTCAGTGCCTACAAATGGTGCACATACAAAaacagggtgagtaaataatgatacaATTTACCATGCCAATTTCTCTGGTAACTCCTGCTCCATATCTGATATTTGAACAAGCCATCTGAAACGGAACAACAAGAATGAAATGGAtaaccacaataataataatatttctaattattatagtATAAAGATCTTTGATGTTATGATGTAACTCCTGGATATTCAGATTCATAATTATACTGAGTGACTGACATTGATAGAGAAAAGTGTTTCACTATAAATAACTGTATATCATGTAACaaggtataaaataaaatatttcatattgtttaaaaaaaatatttcacattgttttaaaaaatatttcacaatgcataactattaatattaaatgcatgtaTGTTGTGCACTTACTTCAAATGCATAATCTGTTTTCCGTTCACGCATATGAACCTCACCTGTAGAaactacacacacaaaacacactcacatatgACAGCGTCCATTTATTCAGAGAAAAATCACTGAAATATTTTACCTCGATTATAAGTGTGGGAATATGCTTGAGAATGAGCCGGGCATCTGCACCTATAAAAGATATTGCATTCAAAAAATAGCAGTTGTTTAAATGAttattctgtggaaaacaaaagggAGATCTTTGACAGGGGAAATCAGTcaacattctgaaaaaaaagaagctatgaaATGAAACTGCCTATTATCTTATCTTCtgttccacataagaaagaaattcctccaggtttggaacaacatgagcgtGACTCGTGAGTTCATTATGTTCGAATTTATGTtcgtggactgtccctttaaggctcTGTTTACAACTCTTATTTATCTTAGGGCATTGATAAGAGTCAACATGCATAACCTATACACATAGAAATATAAACGTGCACTCACTAAAACTAACACACTTTAATACCTTAACGGTGCAAACTTAAAAGATTTAAACTTACGCCGCGCTCGCGAGCTGACGCATCAAATGAGCGACTCTCTCACCGCCTGCCATGATTTCTGCTCGCGCCCGCTTGCGCGCGACTGCAGACACGTACAGTTCGCACTGTGTTCGTCTGCCACCTGCTGACAGGTATGCGCTCATGACTGAGgtggaaatatttatatttatatttatatttatatttatatttatatttatatttatatttatatttatatttatatttatatttatgtgtcaCAATGGGAGTTAATTAAATTGCCTAATACAggctgcttcttcttctttttagcaaagtaaaaaaaaaagatattattattattattattattattattattattattatagagtatCTTTTCATTAAAGTCTCATTTTATTGCCCATAAAAGTCTCATATAGTTGCCCATGTAGTTTTATTGCATTCACTTGTTCATCCAATGACAGTCACCAAAAATCATCAAATAATCCATCAATTTGATTCCTACAAGATGCATGAAAACATACTACAAAATATAACATATTGATTTATACCACAGTCATGAAATGATGCATTAAGCATGTCCATGTTGTCTTATAGTGTGCTGTCAGTGTTTTACTCAAGTCATAATTAATTAATGGTGTTGTGCTGAACTGTTCAGTGTGAAGCAGCTGTTTGTGTTAATTGATTTTAATAGAACACTTTTTCTAACAGCTGAACCACtttaacttaattaattaatatgtcAGTAACTATACcagaataataaaacagaaaccaaatacaaacactttttatataAATGAGATAATCTCACaagttggacacaattattggcacccctagaaattcttatgagtaaaatatctatgAAGTATATTCCGATTCAtagtcacaattttgagcactccagggtgattattaacataattaacataaggcttcctgtttcacataaataaaaataggatggaaaacaaagcccaaattcccctaatcatccatcacaatgagaaaaaccaaagaatacatttctgatgtgcagcaaaagataattgggcttcacaaattagtgaagtggctttaagaaaaaagctaaatctgtgaaaattcccatttccaatagtaaaaaaaattccaatcaacataaaatattacaaatctgtctggaagaggacatgtgtctacttaatgcacggtgaggaggagagtttgagtggctaaagacactccaaggaccacagctggagaattgcacaAAATAGCGCAAAAATAGAGTCTCGTggtcagaaaaccttaaaaataaaaaaaatgtcaaacagcACCCATCACCATAGGTTGTTCAGGAGGTTTTAAGGAAATATTTTTCAAGCttaagatgggtttggtgaacacatggggataaaaagtaccccatgggtacaatgaaatatactgctgtattttttatgttatgggcctatatttctgctggaggtcctggacatcttgttcagacacatggcatctttgattctctcaaataccaacagataaaaaatctaaaagtgcctaactctgttagaaatcttataatgagccatgtttggatcttccaaacgtacaataatccaaacacaaacctcaaaagcaacacagaaatgggtcaccgagcacaaaaccaagcttctgctaagGCCATTCCATTCCTCtaacctgaaccctacagaaaatgagtgtggtgaactgaagagaagaggcaccaacatggagctgggaatctgaagggtctggagtgattctggatgaaggaatggtctctgatctctctgTTTTATTAGCTGaagaaccaaaagaaaactttatttaacaaaGTTATCAAATTCTAGCAAATTTATGCAAACTCGTATACATTCACATTTCCCTAGACAAACATTTTACCAAACAAAAAAGCAGTTGCAACCTGGAAAAAACACCTGTTCCTCTTAAATAATCCACAAACATGAATACATTATCTGTATAATGCGGTGACTCAGTAACTGTCCCCTCACGGAGCGATGAAGTCCGCGTTTCACGGCTAGGCATTTATCATGTTTGAGCTCATTCCCACGACAGGccatttggaaaataaatgaatgcattttgtcCAGGTTGGTGATTATTTTAATAGGGTAAGATGTAAACCTGCTAAAACCGCGTGGGAGGTCGTTTTCCCCGTAACCTGGATTGATAACTCGTGTCTCAGATCTTGCGCTCATATGTGCCGCTGCCAACGATGTGAACAGGTGGAGATGCGCTGCCCTCCCTCGGCGCGTCAGTGCGTCATCAACAGAGTCTCTCAATTACCGGCGGTTGATTCAGATTCATTAACACGAATTAAGAAAGTCCCGGTTAATTCACAGGAGACTGAATCTCGATTAAATCTACAGCTTGAACTAAACTCACGACGGAATGCAAGAGCATTTTCATTTTGGATTTACTTGAACCGCAGCCaattattcaatgactcattccGGTGATTCTGTCATCTCAGAAATATGATGCTCTTTGCCTCATATAAATAAACCCATTGATGCTCGAGATGCACCGACAACCCACTCTCACAAACAAGGTAACTTCCAGAGGACACCGACCTGAGGTAAGTATGAACTCAAATCAGGCCTTTTACACAATTACATAAATGTAAAGTAAACTGTAGCTATGTTAATGGCTTAATGTGTGTTAGTTATTTGATTGAAATAATTGTTTGTAATAAAAGTAGGCCTGATGAAATTCAGTCAAATGTCTGagcctactttttttttaatgccagacATAAGTTCTTACATAAGTTTTAACGTGAAACTATACagtgaagaaataaataaataaatgtaaaaaaaataaatgaaatgcattaaacattaaagCGTATCAGGATGACTATATGCCCGCATGTCATTAAAAATGCTCAAACGGAATGGAATATTTTcaggtttaaaataaaattgtgaaatataagcaTTTTCTAGTAGTCTCCGATTTATGGAACCCATAAAGCTATGGgtcatataaaattattaaagaaaGTATAAAAAGACATGCACGTATTAAAGTAAACAGAGAGAGAGTCCTGGACACATTTGATCGCCTCATATCATATCATGTTTATTCAGATAACCAGGAGTTTTCCTCAATGAAGCTGCACGTGCTACTCGCTGCTGTGTGTCTTGGTGTCTTCGTCTCGCGTTCTGGATCCGCCCCCGGACAGACGAACATGCAGTTGCCGGTTCTGATGCGCTCAGGAGCTGAGTACTTCATCAGGCTGGACAAGGCCGCTCACAGTCCGCGCGCGGCCAACCGGGGATCACCGACACGCACCGAGGCGCTTCAGCTGCAGCTCACGCAGCGGCGGTTAGGAGGTAAGCTCGGTACTGTCGGTAACGAGATCCTGAACAGCCTCGAGAAGCGGCAGCGCCGGTCTGAGGATCCACCAATTTCCCTGGATCTGACTTTTCACCTGTTGCGCGAGGTGCTGCAGATGGCGCGAGACGAACAACTGGCCCAGCGCGCGAGCAACAATCGCAAGATTATGAACGATTTAGGAAAATAATGCACGACTTACACAAACATTATATGTATAAcgtattaaaatatgattttatgttTAAGTGACGTAAGACATGTACAGGGTTTACATGTGAatactctttttaaatatttttattcttgtTGTATGCCTTTTCCTTCGTCTTTTAATGTATTCCGAAACAcgcatataaaaatatacaaaagacAAGATTTATACACAATATtcctttattttccattttagtcAGTTACTTTAGTCAGAAAATATTATCAATGAATATTTAGGCCTAACATCTTTCCAAATTCCTAcattgatattaaatgcatatttatgacTTATTATGAAGTGTCAAAGTAACAAAATATTAGTTATGAAGTACTTTTCTGGAACG of Carassius gibelio isolate Cgi1373 ecotype wild population from Czech Republic chromosome A2, carGib1.2-hapl.c, whole genome shotgun sequence contains these proteins:
- the adhfe1 gene encoding hydroxyacid-oxoacid transhydrogenase, mitochondrial — encoded protein: MAGGERVAHLMRQLASAACRCPAHSQAYSHTYNRVSTGEVHMRERKTDYAFEMACSNIRYGAGVTREIGMDLQNMGARNVCLMTDRTLSQLPPVGVVLDSLTKHGVKYKIYEDVRVEPTDKSFKAAIDFAKQGHFDVYVAVGGGSVIDTCKAANLYASHPEAEFLDFVNAPIGKGKPITASLKPLIAVPTTAGTGSETTGVAIFDFEDLKAKTGIANRALKPTLGMVDPLHTLHMPSRVAANSGFDVLCHALESFTALPYNLRSPCPSNPINRPAYQGSNPISDVWARHALKIVAKYLKRAVRDAGDVEARSSMHLASVFAGIGFGNAGVHLCHGMSYPIAGNVKTHRARGYNVEHPIVPHGLSVVLTSPAVFAFTANMCPERHLEAAQILGTDVSNIKKDDAGRVLADTLRSILYDLEVEDGLFAIGYTKEDIPSLVKGTIPQERVTKLSPRAHTEEDLTDLFAASMKLY
- the LOC127934321 gene encoding corticoliberin-1 encodes the protein MKLHVLLAAVCLGVFVSRSGSAPGQTNMQLPVLMRSGAEYFIRLDKAAHSPRAANRGSPTRTEALQLQLTQRRLGGKLGTVGNEILNSLEKRQRRSEDPPISLDLTFHLLREVLQMARDEQLAQRASNNRKIMNDLGK